A part of Caviibacter abscessus genomic DNA contains:
- a CDS encoding V-type ATP synthase subunit F yields MYKLAIVGDKDLISPFKVLGVDVYPIEFSENEEELSSKVKKVIEHLATKDYGIIFITEEYANASKDVIDRFKTSTLPMITLIPSNRGSLNIGMNKIDENIEKAIGTNIF; encoded by the coding sequence ATGTATAAATTAGCAATAGTTGGCGATAAAGATTTAATCAGTCCTTTTAAAGTATTGGGTGTTGATGTTTATCCAATAGAATTTAGTGAAAATGAAGAAGAGTTATCATCAAAAGTAAAAAAAGTTATAGAGCATCTTGCTACTAAAGATTATGGTATCATATTCATAACTGAAGAATATGCAAATGCTTCAAAAGATGTAATTGATAGATTCAAAACAAGTACCTTACCTATGATTACTTTAATACCAAGTAATAGAGGAAGTCTTAATATTGGAATGAACAAAATTGATGAAAATATTGAAAAAGCGATAGGTACAAATATATTTTAG